One Novosphingobium sp. G106 DNA segment encodes these proteins:
- the gcvPA gene encoding aminomethyl-transferring glycine dehydrogenase subunit GcvPA, translated as MRYLPLTPADRAEMLGVIGAATVDDLFSDVPAEVRLSGPIAGLPNHASEMAVERHMSALAAKNISAGSAPFFLGAGAYRHHIPASVDHLIQRGEFLTAYTPYQPEIAQGTLQVLFEFQTQVARLFGVDVANASMYDGSTACWEAIAMAARVTKRGKAVLSGGLHPHYVACVETMARFTGDAIDARAPKLDAAPDDAEVIAAIDKDTACAVVQYPDILGRIPDLAAISAAAQAAGALLVVVVTEPVALGLLEAPGHLGADIVVGEGQSLGVGLQFGGPYLGLFGCREKYVRQMPGRLCGETVDADGRRGFVLTLSTREQHIRREKATSNICTNSGLCALAFSIHMSLLGGEGLARLAAVNHGRAQVVAARLAKVPGVSVLNDAYFNEFTVVLPGDAREVVRALADRQVLGGVSLGRLYPGVDALHSGLLVTATETTTDEDIEALAAALSEVLEGVPA; from the coding sequence ATGCGCTACCTGCCGCTTACCCCCGCCGATCGGGCCGAGATGCTCGGCGTCATCGGTGCCGCCACGGTCGATGACCTGTTCAGCGACGTGCCCGCCGAGGTGCGGCTGTCGGGACCGATCGCCGGCCTGCCGAACCACGCCAGCGAGATGGCGGTCGAGCGGCACATGAGCGCACTCGCGGCGAAGAACATCAGCGCGGGCTCGGCTCCGTTCTTCCTGGGGGCAGGGGCCTATCGGCACCATATCCCGGCCTCGGTCGATCACCTGATCCAGCGCGGCGAGTTCCTCACCGCCTACACGCCCTATCAGCCCGAGATCGCGCAGGGTACCTTGCAGGTGCTGTTCGAGTTCCAGACCCAGGTCGCGCGGCTGTTCGGCGTCGATGTCGCCAATGCCTCGATGTACGACGGCTCGACCGCCTGCTGGGAAGCGATCGCCATGGCGGCGCGGGTGACCAAGCGGGGCAAGGCCGTGCTCTCGGGCGGGCTGCACCCGCACTACGTCGCCTGTGTCGAGACGATGGCGCGCTTCACCGGCGATGCGATCGATGCGCGCGCGCCGAAGCTCGACGCTGCGCCCGACGATGCCGAAGTGATTGCCGCGATCGACAAGGACACTGCCTGTGCGGTGGTCCAGTACCCCGATATCCTCGGCCGGATTCCCGATCTCGCCGCTATTTCGGCGGCAGCGCAGGCGGCGGGCGCGTTGTTGGTGGTCGTGGTGACCGAGCCCGTGGCGCTCGGCCTGCTCGAAGCGCCGGGCCATCTCGGCGCCGACATCGTCGTGGGCGAGGGGCAGTCGCTCGGCGTCGGCCTCCAGTTCGGCGGGCCCTACCTCGGCCTGTTCGGCTGCCGCGAGAAATACGTCCGGCAAATGCCCGGGCGGCTCTGCGGCGAGACCGTCGATGCCGATGGCCGGCGCGGGTTCGTGCTGACGCTGTCGACCCGCGAGCAGCATATCCGCCGCGAGAAGGCGACGAGCAATATCTGCACGAACTCAGGCCTTTGTGCACTAGCCTTCTCGATCCACATGAGCCTTCTCGGCGGTGAGGGACTGGCGCGGCTGGCCGCGGTCAACCACGGCCGGGCGCAGGTGGTGGCGGCGCGCCTCGCCAAGGTGCCGGGCGTGAGCGTGCTCAACGACGCGTACTTCAACGAGTTCACGGTCGTCCTGCCCGGCGATGCCCGCGAGGTCGTGCGCGCGCTGGCCGACCGGCAAGTGCTCGGCGGGGTTTCGCTCGGCCGGCTCTACCCGGGCGTGGATGCGCTGCATTCCGGCCTACTGGTCACCGCGACCGAGACCACGACCGACGAAGACATCGAGGCGCTCGCCGCCGCGCTGAGCGAAGTGCTTGAAGGAGTACCGGCATGA
- the gcvH gene encoding glycine cleavage system protein GcvH — MSRYFSEEHEWIEVDGDVGTVGITDYAQGQLGDITFVELPGVGQAVAKGDSVSVVDSVKAASDVYSPVSGEVTDVNAALGDAPELVNSDAETGGWLFRVKLSDAGELGSLMDAAAYEKYVEGL, encoded by the coding sequence ATGAGCCGCTATTTCTCCGAAGAGCACGAGTGGATCGAAGTCGACGGTGACGTCGGCACGGTCGGCATTACCGACTATGCCCAGGGCCAGCTCGGCGACATCACCTTCGTCGAACTACCCGGCGTGGGCCAGGCCGTAGCCAAGGGCGATTCCGTCTCGGTGGTCGACTCGGTCAAGGCCGCCTCGGACGTCTATTCGCCGGTCAGCGGCGAGGTGACCGACGTCAACGCCGCGCTCGGCGACGCGCCCGAACTGGTCAATAGCGACGCCGAGACCGGCGGCTGGCTGTTCCGCGTCAAGCTATCCGATGCGGGCGAGCTTGGCAGCCTGATGGATGCTGCCGCTTACGAGAAGTACGTCGAAGGGCTCTGA